From the genome of Brevibacterium sp. JSBI002, one region includes:
- a CDS encoding ATP-binding cassette domain-containing protein, with protein MNGLTNFAEKSAAKRRGDKAADEAAAWDELTNAKDALRRSSSVRLDLPDTQVHASKRVLEISTAASARSERPQTIVGPERIRLTGPNGAGKSTLLAAILAAANCQDRQSRGTGDTVEGHVGAETGPPVAALFGDLAITVSAPTAHLDQQYRLPGELTVMEAVRAGNPQLDPHRVHEVLAAMGLRAGRTDQICQTLSGGERFRVALASGLLQDPAPQLLILDEPGNNLDLSSLEALVTALEGFGGAMVIVTHDDRLAAELSVDTEWDVREFLRTEAVD; from the coding sequence ATGAACGGGCTGACGAACTTCGCCGAGAAATCCGCGGCCAAACGCCGCGGCGACAAAGCCGCCGACGAAGCGGCTGCCTGGGACGAACTCACCAATGCCAAGGATGCGCTGCGCCGGTCCTCGAGCGTCCGCCTCGACCTGCCGGACACCCAGGTCCACGCGAGCAAACGGGTCCTCGAGATCTCCACGGCCGCCTCGGCGAGGTCCGAACGACCCCAGACGATCGTCGGTCCCGAGCGGATCCGACTGACCGGACCGAACGGGGCGGGAAAGTCGACCCTGCTGGCAGCGATCCTGGCGGCTGCCAACTGCCAGGACAGACAGAGCAGGGGCACGGGCGACACGGTCGAGGGACACGTCGGGGCCGAAACCGGTCCGCCGGTCGCCGCACTCTTCGGCGACCTCGCCATCACCGTCTCCGCGCCGACGGCTCACCTCGACCAGCAGTACCGACTGCCGGGGGAGCTCACGGTGATGGAGGCAGTGCGCGCGGGCAACCCGCAGCTCGACCCGCACCGCGTCCACGAGGTGCTCGCGGCCATGGGACTGCGGGCCGGACGCACCGACCAGATCTGTCAGACCCTGTCCGGAGGGGAGCGCTTCCGCGTCGCGTTGGCCTCAGGCCTCCTCCAGGACCCGGCTCCGCAGCTGCTCATCCTCGACGAACCGGGCAACAATCTCGACCTGTCATCGCTCGAGGCGCTGGTGACCGCTCTCGAAGGATTCGGCGGTGCCATGGTGATCGTCACCCACGACGACCGGCTCGCCGCCGAACTCTCCGTCGACACCGAATGGGACGTGCGGGAATTTCTGCGCACCGAAGCCGTTGACTGA
- a CDS encoding ATP-binding cassette domain-containing protein — protein MPTAITVSELDYRLGDDTEIFSRLTATIPADLVGLVGDNGIGKSTFARILAGRLRASSGTVTGADGAVYIDQLLPHSTQRVDAALDIAPVRQALGRALAGEATGADFDLIGDDWDIEERALAALSELGLHLSVSDLDRSLSSFSGGQATRIGLARAALVGDTWLILDEPSNNLDEDGRTLLTTLLTDRRGPTLVISHDRTLLTHMTSITEMTTGCGSTEETSTTTKPWSPRKRRRSSRRSRMRRSPTRSRSVSGSSWRRNSLEPTGRPRRTKRTNVDRRS, from the coding sequence ATGCCCACAGCAATCACTGTGTCCGAACTGGACTACCGCCTCGGCGACGATACCGAGATCTTCTCCCGACTCACCGCCACCATCCCTGCCGACCTCGTCGGACTCGTCGGCGACAACGGAATCGGCAAATCCACCTTCGCCCGCATCCTCGCCGGTCGGCTGCGCGCCTCGTCAGGAACCGTCACGGGTGCCGATGGCGCCGTCTACATCGACCAGCTGCTGCCGCATTCGACGCAGCGGGTCGATGCCGCGCTGGACATCGCCCCCGTCCGACAAGCGCTGGGCCGCGCCCTGGCCGGAGAGGCGACCGGGGCCGACTTCGACCTCATCGGCGACGATTGGGATATCGAAGAGCGAGCCCTGGCGGCGCTGTCCGAACTCGGTCTGCATCTGAGCGTCAGCGATCTCGACCGGAGTCTGAGCAGCTTCTCCGGCGGACAGGCCACACGCATCGGACTGGCCCGAGCGGCACTGGTCGGTGACACCTGGCTGATCCTCGACGAACCGAGCAACAACCTCGACGAGGACGGACGGACGCTGCTGACGACGCTGCTCACCGACCGACGCGGACCGACCCTGGTCATCTCCCACGACCGCACGCTGCTGACGCATATGACCTCGATCACCGAGATGACGACCGGCTGCGGGTCTACGGAGGAAACTTCGACGACTACGAAGCCATGGTCGCCGCGGAAGAGGAGGCGAAGCAGCAGAAGGTCACGGATGCGAAGAAGTCCCACCAGGTCGAGAAGCGTCAGCGGATCGAGCTGGAGACGAAACTCGCTCGAGCCGACCGGAAGGCCAAGAAGGACAAAGAGAACAAACGTCGACCGAAGATCGTGA
- the dnaG gene encoding DNA primase, whose protein sequence is MAGLIKREDIDELRSRTRIDEVIGEFVTLKTAGIGSLKGLCPFHDEKTPSFTVRPQVGMYHCFGCGESGDVFTFLQKVEQLSFVEAVETLAGKAGMHLRYEDGKGPDREQASRRQRLLEMHEVAGRFFAQALESEAGQIGREFLSGRGFPAESSREFGIGFAPKSWDALTSHLRKAGFTDEEILAGGLASEGGRGIYDRFRGRVIWPIKDMTSRTIGFGARRLYDDDKGPKYLNTPETALYHKNQVLYGLDLAKKSIAKTKRVVVVEGYTDVMAAHLAGVDQAVATCGTAFGAEHVKIIRRLLGDDPTGQVIFTFDGDAAGQKAALKAFEFENLFTAQTFVAVEPDGLDPCDLRMQKGDAALRELIDGRKPLFEFVITTAISRFDLDTVEGRISAVRAAAEVLTDIRDRNSLSHYYRFVAGRIGVDIDEVEAAVRTAARQPKQNRQPAEAPARQSSYRDGPPPAPSAPAPSSPATSGPGHGSGSGRGTGPGTEPEIAPSGGARGPGPASAGEVSDERSIEYVYDERPDVSNLSAPISPARLKTEKGALMVALQHPEVVNAKLFDSLSAKAFEHPGYRRIQDAIKQAGGLGAAGTAQSKWAERVLDAAAEDLKPYVAQLLVTPLPVIEGDGIDRFARGIVARLFDYDLERIAKELHSRLQRQDTADGAGQAALLGQLQTLEQHRARLKMLM, encoded by the coding sequence ATGGCCGGACTCATCAAACGCGAGGACATCGACGAACTGCGCAGCCGCACCCGCATCGACGAGGTGATCGGGGAATTCGTCACCCTCAAGACCGCGGGCATCGGATCGCTGAAGGGACTGTGCCCGTTCCACGACGAGAAGACTCCGTCGTTCACGGTGCGTCCGCAGGTCGGGATGTACCACTGCTTCGGCTGCGGTGAGTCCGGAGACGTGTTCACCTTCCTGCAGAAGGTCGAACAGCTCAGCTTCGTCGAAGCCGTCGAGACGCTGGCCGGCAAGGCCGGAATGCACCTGCGCTACGAGGACGGGAAGGGCCCGGACCGGGAACAGGCCAGCCGCAGGCAGCGGTTGCTGGAGATGCACGAGGTCGCGGGGCGCTTCTTCGCCCAGGCCCTCGAGTCCGAGGCCGGGCAGATCGGCCGCGAGTTCCTGTCCGGCCGCGGTTTTCCCGCCGAGTCGAGCCGGGAGTTCGGCATCGGGTTCGCCCCGAAATCCTGGGATGCCCTGACGAGCCATCTGCGCAAGGCCGGCTTCACCGATGAGGAGATCCTCGCCGGCGGCTTGGCCAGCGAGGGCGGTCGGGGAATCTACGACCGATTCCGTGGTCGGGTGATCTGGCCGATCAAGGACATGACGTCCCGGACCATCGGCTTCGGTGCCCGTCGACTCTATGACGATGACAAAGGTCCGAAGTACCTCAACACTCCCGAGACCGCTCTCTATCACAAGAATCAGGTTCTCTACGGACTCGACCTGGCGAAGAAGTCGATCGCGAAGACCAAACGCGTCGTCGTCGTCGAGGGCTACACCGACGTCATGGCCGCCCACCTCGCCGGAGTCGACCAGGCCGTGGCCACCTGCGGCACGGCCTTCGGCGCCGAACACGTGAAGATCATCCGTCGTCTCCTCGGCGACGACCCGACCGGACAGGTGATCTTCACCTTCGATGGCGACGCCGCCGGTCAGAAGGCTGCGCTCAAGGCCTTCGAATTCGAGAACCTGTTCACCGCCCAGACCTTCGTCGCTGTCGAACCCGATGGCCTCGATCCCTGTGACCTGCGCATGCAGAAGGGCGACGCGGCCCTGCGCGAACTCATCGACGGCCGCAAGCCGCTCTTCGAGTTCGTCATCACCACCGCGATCTCCCGCTTCGACCTCGACACCGTCGAAGGACGGATCTCCGCGGTCCGCGCCGCCGCCGAGGTGCTCACCGACATCCGTGACCGCAACAGCCTCTCCCACTACTACCGGTTCGTCGCCGGTCGCATCGGCGTCGATATCGACGAGGTGGAGGCCGCGGTCCGCACCGCCGCCCGCCAACCGAAGCAGAACCGCCAGCCCGCCGAGGCGCCCGCCCGCCAGTCGTCCTACCGCGACGGCCCACCTCCGGCACCGAGCGCACCCGCACCCTCGTCGCCGGCCACATCCGGACCCGGGCACGGGTCAGGTTCGGGACGGGGGACCGGTCCCGGAACCGAGCCGGAAATCGCCCCGTCCGGAGGCGCACGGGGGCCCGGTCCCGCCTCGGCGGGGGAGGTCTCCGATGAACGCAGCATCGAATACGTCTACGATGAACGCCCTGACGTCTCGAACCTCTCGGCCCCGATCAGCCCCGCCCGGCTGAAGACGGAGAAGGGGGCTCTCATGGTCGCCCTCCAACATCCGGAGGTGGTCAATGCGAAGCTCTTCGACTCGCTGTCCGCGAAGGCCTTCGAGCACCCCGGCTACCGGCGGATCCAGGACGCCATCAAACAGGCCGGGGGACTGGGCGCAGCCGGCACGGCTCAGTCGAAATGGGCCGAACGCGTGCTCGACGCCGCAGCCGAGGACCTCAAGCCCTATGTGGCCCAGCTGCTCGTGACCCCGCTGCCTGTCATCGAGGGAGACGGGATCGATCGGTTCGCCCGCGGGATCGTCGCTCGCCTCTTCGACTACGACCTCGAACGCATCGCCAAGGAACTCCACTCCCGCCTGCAGCGCCAGGACACCGCCGACGGAGCAGGTCAGGCAGCACTGCTCGGTCAGCTGCAGACCCTCGAGCAGCACCGGGCACGGCTGAAGATGCTCATGTGA
- a CDS encoding helix-turn-helix domain-containing protein — translation MAKEEDLGARVFGARIRARRKYNNLTLNELAVRAGLSRAALSKIERGEQDTSVSNAMGLSRALGVDVGELLAAPQVTITRSEAIPTTSTFGKGVWRRDLPSAIENMDVVHYRLDPRSETSAFAAHRSGSRESFFVLKGSIEVVTIDRRTTLHAGDCAQAPGDVPHQLANPHDEPAELMLIII, via the coding sequence ATGGCGAAAGAAGAGGATCTCGGCGCACGTGTCTTCGGCGCCCGCATCAGAGCCCGGCGCAAGTACAACAACCTCACCCTCAACGAGCTCGCGGTGAGGGCGGGACTGTCCCGCGCCGCTCTGTCGAAGATCGAGCGGGGTGAGCAGGACACATCGGTATCGAACGCCATGGGCCTCTCCCGCGCCCTCGGCGTCGACGTCGGCGAACTGCTGGCCGCCCCGCAAGTCACCATCACCCGCAGCGAGGCGATCCCCACGACCTCGACCTTCGGCAAGGGGGTCTGGAGGCGGGATCTGCCATCGGCGATCGAGAACATGGATGTCGTGCACTACCGTCTCGACCCGCGCAGCGAGACCTCGGCCTTCGCCGCCCACCGCAGCGGATCGCGTGAGAGCTTCTTCGTCCTCAAGGGCAGCATCGAGGTCGTCACCATCGACCGCCGCACGACCCTGCACGCCGGTGACTGCGCCCAGGCTCCCGGCGACGTTCCACACCAATTGGCCAACCCTCACGACGAGCCCGCCGAACTCATGCTCATCATCATCTGA
- a CDS encoding TetR/AcrR family transcriptional regulator: protein MPAEESLRSKKARLTRNALHEAAITRVLEDGLACATVATIAADAGVSTRTFFNYFETKEDAIVGLGAEVGVDEGLAFDYVHSPAGLDTLAEDTALFVREALLVGSVDPKLPARRRRLFALYPELVSKSFDRAEELEEIVTGHVLDRLRHLGQEFSSEDSAWRSARMLTQLCRVPLNHAGQVIKADPEAVEDKGGTQAIFEDSLNLFRKVLDRLP, encoded by the coding sequence ATGCCCGCTGAAGAATCCCTGCGCTCGAAAAAGGCGCGCCTGACTCGCAACGCCCTCCATGAAGCGGCGATCACTCGCGTGCTCGAAGACGGCTTGGCCTGCGCCACCGTGGCGACGATCGCCGCCGACGCAGGAGTGTCCACACGAACCTTCTTCAACTACTTCGAGACGAAGGAGGACGCGATCGTCGGCCTCGGAGCCGAGGTCGGCGTCGATGAGGGCCTCGCCTTCGACTATGTCCACAGCCCCGCCGGGCTCGACACGCTGGCCGAGGACACGGCGCTCTTCGTCCGCGAAGCGCTGCTCGTCGGCTCCGTCGATCCGAAACTTCCGGCGCGGCGACGCCGCCTCTTCGCGCTGTATCCGGAACTCGTGAGCAAGAGCTTCGACCGGGCAGAAGAACTCGAAGAGATCGTCACCGGTCACGTGCTCGACCGACTGCGACACCTCGGCCAGGAGTTCTCCTCAGAGGACTCCGCCTGGCGCAGCGCGCGCATGCTCACCCAACTCTGCCGGGTCCCGCTCAACCATGCGGGACAGGTGATCAAGGCCGATCCTGAGGCGGTCGAGGACAAAGGCGGCACCCAAGCGATCTTCGAAGACTCCCTGAACCTGTTCCGCAAGGTCCTGGACCGACTGCCATGA
- a CDS encoding deoxyguanosinetriphosphate triphosphohydrolase, with protein MPFDTHPHTSVGTGTVAVYSPWDEERWVSEPAKNPRRSAFQRDRARVLHSSGLRRLGAKTQVVSPGTDDFVRTRLTHSLEVAQVGRELARYLGCDPDIVDTACLSHDLGHPPFGHHGETILDALCADVGGFEGNAQTLRLVTRIEPKVIADDGRPAGLNLSRASLDALTKYPWPRAEATAGRRDSGVRKFGVYDDDRAVFDFYRDGIDNGQKCIEAQVMDLADDISYSVHDVEDAIVAGHLDLADFAADERRAELFGITRQWYLPETTDAEMDKALGRLQAAAYWPKEAFDGSRRAQAGLKHMTSQLIGRFVGAAESATREEFGWEPLARYSASLVVPETTTVEIAVLKGMATLTVMVAEDRLRLHDIQAAVISELAEWYSQSPDKLDPMFRADHAEAADDSARLRVIVDQIASLTDHSAWALYHHLNAGAEDRL; from the coding sequence ATGCCCTTCGACACTCACCCGCACACCTCGGTGGGGACGGGGACCGTGGCGGTCTACTCGCCGTGGGACGAGGAGCGGTGGGTGAGCGAACCGGCGAAGAATCCGCGGCGCTCGGCTTTCCAGCGCGACCGAGCCCGCGTTCTCCACTCCTCGGGTCTGCGCCGCCTCGGCGCGAAGACCCAGGTCGTGTCCCCGGGCACGGACGATTTCGTCCGCACCCGTCTCACTCACTCCCTCGAGGTCGCCCAGGTCGGCCGCGAACTCGCCCGCTACCTCGGCTGCGATCCCGATATCGTCGACACCGCCTGCCTGTCCCACGACCTCGGACACCCTCCCTTCGGCCACCATGGTGAGACGATCCTCGATGCCCTGTGCGCAGACGTCGGCGGCTTCGAGGGCAATGCCCAGACCCTGCGTCTGGTCACCCGGATCGAACCGAAGGTCATCGCCGATGACGGTCGCCCGGCCGGCCTCAACCTCTCCCGCGCGAGCCTCGATGCACTGACGAAGTACCCATGGCCCCGAGCCGAAGCCACGGCCGGTCGCCGCGACTCCGGGGTGCGCAAATTCGGTGTCTACGATGACGACCGGGCTGTCTTCGACTTCTACCGCGACGGCATCGACAACGGCCAGAAATGCATCGAAGCCCAGGTCATGGACTTGGCCGACGACATCTCCTATTCCGTTCACGATGTCGAGGACGCCATCGTCGCAGGCCATCTGGACCTTGCCGACTTCGCCGCCGATGAGCGGCGGGCCGAGCTCTTCGGCATCACCCGTCAGTGGTACCTGCCGGAGACCACCGATGCGGAGATGGACAAGGCACTCGGCCGACTGCAGGCCGCCGCCTACTGGCCCAAGGAGGCCTTCGACGGATCCCGACGTGCTCAGGCTGGCCTCAAACACATGACCAGTCAGCTCATCGGGCGCTTCGTCGGCGCCGCGGAATCCGCGACCCGTGAGGAATTCGGCTGGGAGCCCCTCGCCCGATACTCGGCCTCGCTCGTCGTCCCCGAGACGACCACCGTCGAGATCGCCGTGCTCAAAGGCATGGCCACGCTGACGGTGATGGTCGCCGAGGATCGACTGCGGCTGCATGACATCCAGGCGGCAGTCATCAGCGAACTCGCCGAATGGTACTCGCAGTCACCGGACAAGCTCGATCCGATGTTCCGCGCCGACCACGCCGAGGCCGCCGACGACTCCGCACGACTGCGCGTCATCGTCGACCAGATCGCCTCCCTGACCGACCATTCCGCCTGGGCCCTGTACCACCACCTCAACGCCGGAGCGGAGGATCGGCTCTAG
- a CDS encoding L-lactate permease, whose product MAAVLALTPILIAIVLLLLKQSSWVAALAGAVLAAGLVAFVFPTPASVLVESGIDYFPLILEVALILLFGMLLARLLESAGSMSQISSWVESLSPGRPLGVALVVFGIVPFAESVTGFGIGVTVGVPILRHLGCTLRQSAILGLLGLIAVPWGALGPGTTVAAALAGLDVDELGLATAWINAIPVIIVAIAVVAIMRPSAASVLGIIGSGALMWAGMLASSSVIGMAPSGIIGSLIVILLVGALFMIRKRATGLTRRLGVAVLPYGVLTVGLLLARALHAALPSTATQIIASPPFWLAAACLIAATTVAGRRDVTVAAVHSWVPIGVGTAAFMLMGWIMTTTGMSEAIGSLLPAGLILLTPWLNSIGAVLTGSNTGANSMFTGTLTAAAASSHVSALPVVAAGNAAGSLAALAAPPRVAMAVQIADSSVAASAQDISWVQGRALAVAGINALALGLWTQFFA is encoded by the coding sequence ATGGCGGCAGTGCTGGCTCTCACCCCGATCCTCATTGCCATCGTCCTCCTCCTGCTCAAGCAGAGTTCCTGGGTCGCCGCTCTCGCGGGTGCCGTGCTCGCGGCCGGTCTCGTCGCCTTCGTCTTCCCCACTCCTGCCTCGGTGCTGGTGGAGTCGGGGATCGACTACTTTCCGCTCATCCTCGAGGTCGCGCTCATCCTGCTCTTCGGCATGCTGCTCGCCCGGCTGCTCGAGTCGGCAGGGTCGATGTCGCAGATCTCGTCCTGGGTCGAGTCGCTGTCACCGGGTCGCCCGCTCGGCGTCGCGCTCGTCGTGTTCGGCATCGTGCCCTTCGCGGAATCGGTCACCGGCTTCGGCATCGGAGTCACCGTCGGGGTTCCGATCCTGCGTCATCTCGGCTGCACCCTGCGGCAGTCCGCGATCCTCGGCCTCCTCGGTCTCATCGCCGTCCCGTGGGGCGCCCTGGGACCGGGCACCACCGTCGCAGCGGCGCTGGCGGGCCTGGACGTCGACGAACTCGGTCTGGCCACGGCATGGATCAATGCGATACCGGTCATCATCGTCGCGATCGCGGTGGTCGCGATCATGCGACCGTCCGCTGCCTCGGTGCTGGGGATCATCGGTTCCGGCGCACTCATGTGGGCGGGGATGCTCGCTTCCAGCTCTGTCATCGGCATGGCCCCGTCGGGGATCATCGGATCGCTGATCGTCATCCTGCTCGTCGGTGCGCTGTTCATGATCCGCAAGAGAGCCACGGGGCTGACGCGCCGCCTCGGCGTGGCCGTTCTTCCCTACGGGGTGCTCACGGTGGGCCTGCTGTTGGCACGGGCCCTGCACGCCGCGCTCCCGTCGACGGCCACGCAGATCATCGCCTCTCCCCCGTTCTGGCTGGCCGCCGCCTGCCTCATCGCCGCCACAACCGTCGCCGGCAGACGCGATGTCACGGTTGCGGCTGTGCATTCCTGGGTTCCCATCGGCGTCGGCACCGCCGCATTCATGCTCATGGGTTGGATCATGACGACGACGGGGATGAGCGAGGCGATCGGTTCCCTGCTGCCGGCCGGACTCATTCTGCTGACTCCGTGGCTGAATTCCATCGGAGCGGTGCTCACCGGCTCGAACACGGGAGCGAACTCAATGTTCACCGGCACCCTGACTGCGGCCGCCGCATCATCGCATGTCTCGGCTCTGCCGGTCGTCGCGGCCGGAAACGCGGCAGGATCACTGGCCGCTCTCGCCGCTCCCCCGCGGGTGGCGATGGCCGTGCAGATCGCCGATTCGTCGGTGGCCGCCTCGGCGCAGGACATCTCCTGGGTGCAGGGCCGGGCGCTCGCGGTGGCGGGGATCAACGCCCTTGCCCTCGGTCTGTGGACCCAGTTCTTCGCCTGA
- a CDS encoding MDR family MFS transporter produces MRSNHEPDEKTMTATTSKNSAPAGPDAQTEPMATSAIILLFVGLMIAMFMFSLNQTVLATALPTIVGELDGVDQMLWVSTAFMLASTIMMPVYGKVGDLFGRKPLFMFAICCFLLGSVFALIANEMSTLIFGRVLQGIGGGGMMILSQSIIASVVPARERGKYMGIMGAAFAVSSVAGPLIGGWLTEGPGWRWAFAINFPLGIIALIAAAVFLKVPKHTKGAGPRPKIDVIGMALISIVTSCIVLTSAWGGHDYEWGSWQINGLIVTGIIAAVAFVFVELKVSEPVIPMHLFTNRDFLLCTIAGLFVGIGMFGVLSYMPTYLQMVHGIDATVAGLMMVPMMGTMLVSSTLVGFIVSRTGKYKKYPLTGILIMAASLVLLSQLKAESAAWETIGCLALLGLGLGLSMQTLVLVVQNAFPVSMVGTATASNNYFRQVGATLGMAFIGSVFTQRLMDNIKSGITEIAKAAPHGHMPKISSTGLTPEIVSKLPEPMHSLIITSYNDALVPLFLWVAPLAVLGFVFLCFLPNTPLAQTLKNEPAKRESLDVEAERAGVVSAPVSTPAETSSVSVAESPLSKEPRNDGTDHTQLTRDRDPRTDH; encoded by the coding sequence ATGAGAAGCAACCACGAACCCGATGAGAAGACGATGACGGCAACCACCTCGAAGAACTCCGCCCCGGCGGGACCCGACGCACAGACAGAGCCGATGGCCACCTCGGCGATCATTCTGCTCTTCGTGGGCCTGATGATCGCGATGTTCATGTTCTCACTCAACCAGACGGTGCTGGCGACCGCGCTGCCGACCATCGTCGGCGAACTCGACGGCGTTGACCAGATGCTGTGGGTCTCCACCGCATTCATGCTCGCTTCGACGATCATGATGCCCGTCTACGGCAAGGTCGGCGACCTGTTCGGACGCAAGCCGCTGTTCATGTTCGCCATCTGCTGCTTCCTGCTCGGCTCGGTCTTCGCCCTCATCGCGAATGAGATGTCGACGCTGATCTTCGGTCGAGTGCTCCAGGGCATCGGCGGCGGCGGAATGATGATCCTCTCGCAGTCGATCATCGCCTCCGTCGTCCCCGCCCGCGAACGCGGCAAATACATGGGCATCATGGGCGCCGCCTTCGCCGTGTCGTCCGTGGCCGGACCGCTGATCGGCGGCTGGCTGACCGAAGGACCCGGCTGGCGTTGGGCTTTCGCCATCAACTTCCCGTTGGGCATCATCGCCCTCATCGCCGCCGCCGTGTTCCTCAAAGTGCCCAAGCACACCAAGGGTGCCGGCCCTCGCCCGAAGATCGATGTCATCGGCATGGCGCTCATCTCGATCGTCACCTCCTGCATCGTGCTCACCTCCGCCTGGGGCGGACACGACTATGAATGGGGATCCTGGCAGATCAACGGGCTCATCGTCACCGGAATCATCGCCGCAGTCGCCTTCGTCTTCGTCGAACTCAAGGTCAGCGAACCGGTCATCCCGATGCACCTGTTCACCAACCGCGACTTCCTGCTGTGCACGATCGCCGGCCTCTTCGTCGGCATCGGCATGTTCGGTGTGCTCTCCTATATGCCGACCTACCTGCAGATGGTCCACGGAATCGATGCCACCGTCGCCGGTCTGATGATGGTGCCGATGATGGGCACCATGCTCGTGTCCTCGACGCTCGTCGGTTTCATCGTCTCCCGCACCGGCAAGTACAAGAAGTATCCTCTGACCGGCATCCTCATCATGGCCGCCTCGCTCGTTCTGCTCTCCCAGCTGAAGGCCGAGAGCGCGGCCTGGGAGACCATCGGCTGCCTGGCGCTGCTCGGACTCGGACTGGGCCTGAGCATGCAGACACTCGTCCTCGTCGTCCAGAACGCCTTCCCGGTGTCCATGGTCGGCACCGCGACCGCGTCGAACAACTACTTCCGTCAGGTCGGTGCCACACTCGGAATGGCCTTCATCGGATCCGTATTCACCCAGCGGCTCATGGACAACATCAAGTCCGGAATCACAGAGATCGCGAAGGCGGCCCCACACGGGCACATGCCCAAGATCTCCTCGACGGGGCTGACCCCGGAGATCGTGTCGAAGCTGCCGGAGCCGATGCACTCACTCATCATCACCTCCTACAACGACGCCCTCGTGCCCCTGTTCCTGTGGGTGGCTCCGCTGGCCGTCCTCGGTTTCGTCTTCCTCTGCTTCCTGCCGAACACTCCGCTGGCGCAGACACTGAAGAACGAACCGGCGAAGCGCGAGAGCCTCGATGTCGAAGCAGAGCGCGCGGGTGT
- the dusB gene encoding tRNA dihydrouridine synthase DusB — translation MSVISPAPETASPKPETALRIGPIELSSPVVLAPMAGITNTAFRRLCREYGAGLYVTEMVTTRALVERNPKTMRIIHHEPYETPRSVQLYGVDPVTMGQAVRMLVEEDRADHIDLNFGCPVPKVTRKGGGSALPWKQDLFKSIVTTAVTEAARRDVPVTVKMRKGIDADHTTFLDAAETARNAGVAAVALHGRTAADLYSGTADWDAIARLKDHLGDTVPVLGNGDIFAAEDALDMMAKTGCDGVVIGRGCQGRPWLFGDLANALNGSDERHRPGLAEVARAVYKHGEYLVDHFEDEFLGVRDLRKHIAWYFKGYPVGGELRSQLAMVSSLEELAGLLDQLDKTAPYPGEAAEGSRGRTTRPKKPHLPEGWLNSRIFDPSGKSLLSEAELDISGG, via the coding sequence GTGAGTGTCATCAGCCCTGCCCCAGAAACCGCATCCCCGAAGCCCGAAACAGCCCTGCGCATCGGGCCCATCGAGCTGTCCTCGCCCGTCGTGCTCGCGCCCATGGCCGGAATCACGAACACCGCCTTCCGCCGCCTGTGCCGCGAATACGGAGCCGGCCTGTACGTGACCGAAATGGTCACCACCCGGGCCTTGGTCGAGCGCAATCCGAAGACGATGCGCATCATCCACCACGAGCCCTATGAGACTCCGCGCTCCGTCCAGCTCTACGGAGTCGATCCGGTGACCATGGGCCAGGCCGTGCGGATGCTCGTCGAGGAGGACCGCGCCGATCACATCGACCTCAACTTCGGCTGCCCCGTCCCCAAGGTCACCCGCAAGGGAGGCGGCTCCGCGCTGCCGTGGAAGCAGGATCTGTTCAAATCCATCGTCACCACGGCCGTCACCGAGGCGGCCCGCCGGGACGTACCCGTGACCGTGAAGATGCGCAAGGGCATCGACGCCGACCACACGACCTTCCTCGACGCCGCCGAGACCGCGCGCAACGCCGGCGTCGCCGCCGTCGCACTGCACGGCCGCACCGCGGCCGATCTCTACTCGGGGACCGCGGACTGGGACGCGATCGCCCGGCTCAAGGACCACCTCGGCGACACCGTTCCGGTGCTCGGCAACGGTGATATCTTCGCCGCCGAGGATGCCCTGGACATGATGGCCAAGACCGGCTGCGACGGCGTCGTCATCGGGCGCGGCTGTCAGGGCCGGCCGTGGCTGTTCGGCGACCTCGCGAACGCGCTGAACGGCAGCGACGAACGCCACCGTCCCGGACTCGCCGAGGTGGCTCGTGCCGTGTACAAGCACGGCGAATACCTCGTCGATCACTTCGAGGACGAATTCCTCGGCGTCCGTGACCTGCGCAAGCACATCGCCTGGTACTTCAAGGGCTACCCCGTCGGGGGAGAGCTGCGCAGCCAGCTGGCTATGGTCTCCTCTCTCGAGGAACTCGCCGGGCTGCTCGACCAGCTCGACAAGACCGCGCCCTACCCGGGTGAAGCCGCCGAAGGGTCGCGCGGCCGCACCACCCGACCGAAGAAGCCGCACCTGCCCGAGGGGTGGTTGAACTCCCGCATCTTCGATCCCAGCGGGAAGTCGCTGCTGTCGGAGGCCGAACTCGACATCTCAGGAGGATGA